In Palaeococcus ferrophilus DSM 13482, the genomic window CGTGCACCTCGACGTTCTCCATCAGCTCAAGTACGGCCTTGACGTAAATCCTCGTCGGTTCGAGGAGCCACTCCCAGAGCTTCCTCCCCTCGTACTCGTAGTCAAGGCCGTACTTCGGGATCAGGAGCTTCCTCGCGAGGGTCAGGCCGTTGGAGTGTATCCCTGAGCTCGAAATTCCTATCACAGCATCTCCCGGCCTTATAATCTCTCCGGTAATTACCTTCCCCTTCTCGACAACGCCGATGGCCGTTCCCGCCAAATCAAAGCCGTTTATGAGGTCGGGCATGACCGCGGTCTCGCCGCCCACTATGGCTATCCCTGCCTGCCTTGCCCCCTCATAGAGGCCCTTCGCTATCTGGGAGAAGACCTCCTCATCCGGCTCTTTGACAGCGAGGTAATCAACGAGCGCAACGGGCTCGGCGCCAACGCAGAGCAGGTCATTTACATTCATCGCGATCATGTCGATTCCTATAGTGTCGAACTTTCCGGCCGCTTCAGCCACTAGAACCTTCGTCCCTACCCCGTCCGTCGTCATGGCAAGGTAAAAGCTCCCGAAGTCCATTAAGGCCGCGTAGTGTCCAAGGTTCTCGGCAGGTTCTCCGAGTTTGCCCCTTCTAAACTCGAAAGTCTCCTTGGCAAGCGAGATTATGCCCTTCAGGGCCCTCGAAGTTTTCTCATCATCGACTCCAGCCTGGGCGTAGGTCAGCATGAGCACCACCGGTGGGAGTTGGGAGAGATGCTTAAAAAGTTTATCATTTTTGTGGCTAAAAAGACTTAAATATTTTAAATTTTTAACATTTTAACGTCAAAATCTGAGGTGGTGTTCATGATAGAGCCCCGTGATGAACTCGGAACCGCCACTACCGATTCGGCCCAGAGGATACTTCTCCTCGGGAGCGGAGAGCTCGGAAGGGAGATAGCCATCGAGGCCCAGCGTTTGGGAGTTGAGGTAGTC contains:
- the purM gene encoding phosphoribosylformylglycinamidine cyclo-ligase, with protein sequence MLTYAQAGVDDEKTSRALKGIISLAKETFEFRRGKLGEPAENLGHYAALMDFGSFYLAMTTDGVGTKVLVAEAAGKFDTIGIDMIAMNVNDLLCVGAEPVALVDYLAVKEPDEEVFSQIAKGLYEGARQAGIAIVGGETAVMPDLINGFDLAGTAIGVVEKGKVITGEIIRPGDAVIGISSSGIHSNGLTLARKLLIPKYGLDYEYEGRKLWEWLLEPTRIYVKAVLELMENVEVHGLAHITGGGLLNLKRLTPYGFSLEMPPVGGIFGLIHENGVPLEEMFRVFNMGVGMVAVVPAEEKEDALQLLNGHFESFELGKVVEEPGIRVENYGVKL